In Lachnospiraceae bacterium, one DNA window encodes the following:
- the hydE gene encoding [FeFe] hydrogenase H-cluster radical SAM maturase HydE, translating to MKQSLELAEKLIRQSYLEKNEYIELLSAYKDEKIVICLRKEADRLRQKYYGNKVYMRGLIEFTNFCKNNCYYCGIRRDNKNASRYRLTKEEILDCCKNGYELGFRTFVLQGGEDPYFTDDKIVEIVKKIRSAYPDCAITLSIGEKTKESYRLYKEAGADRYLLRHETANEDHYCYLHPEQMSLANRKQCLQDLKDLGYQTGAGFMVGAPGQTLECLAEDLVFLKELNPEMVGIGPFIPHHDTKFADEPAGSVELTLFLLSVLRIILPKCLLPATTALGTADPRGREKGLLAGANVVMPNLSPVKDRKKYELYDNKICTGDEAAECRVCLKNRVKSVGFELVEDRGDVAL from the coding sequence ATGAAACAATCACTTGAACTGGCAGAAAAACTGATCCGTCAGAGTTATCTTGAAAAAAATGAATATATAGAACTGTTATCTGCTTATAAAGATGAGAAAATTGTGATCTGTCTGAGAAAAGAAGCAGATAGACTCCGCCAGAAATATTATGGAAATAAGGTCTACATGCGCGGTCTCATCGAATTTACCAATTTCTGTAAAAACAACTGCTATTACTGCGGTATCCGCCGGGACAATAAAAATGCCAGCCGTTACCGTCTCACAAAAGAAGAGATTTTAGACTGCTGTAAAAATGGTTATGAACTGGGCTTTCGCACCTTTGTGCTCCAGGGAGGCGAAGATCCTTATTTTACGGATGATAAGATCGTGGAGATCGTTAAGAAGATCCGAAGCGCTTATCCAGACTGTGCCATTACTCTTTCCATTGGAGAGAAAACAAAGGAAAGCTACCGCCTTTACAAAGAAGCAGGAGCAGACCGGTATCTGCTGCGCCATGAAACGGCAAATGAAGATCACTACTGTTATCTCCATCCAGAACAGATGAGTCTTGCAAATAGAAAACAGTGTCTGCAGGATCTAAAAGATCTGGGATATCAGACTGGCGCAGGTTTTATGGTGGGTGCACCGGGGCAGACTTTAGAGTGTCTGGCAGAAGATCTGGTATTTTTAAAAGAATTAAACCCGGAAATGGTAGGGATCGGACCATTTATCCCACATCATGATACCAAATTCGCTGATGAGCCTGCAGGAAGTGTGGAATTGACGCTGTTTTTATTATCGGTTTTGCGTATCATTCTTCCAAAATGTCTGCTTCCTGCAACAACAGCTCTGGGAACCGCAGATCCAAGGGGGAGAGAAAAGGGACTGCTGGCAGGCGCAAACGTAGTGATGCCCAATTTATCTCCAGTGAAAGACCGTAAAAAGTATGAACTGTATGATAATAAGATCTGTACCGGCGATGAAGCGGCTGAGTGCAGAGTCTGTCTTAAGAACCGGGTGAAGTCTGTTGGTTTTGAACTGGTGGAAGACAGAGGGGATGTGGCTTTGTAG
- a CDS encoding LysR family transcriptional regulator, with protein MTSRELEYIKTVADEKSISAAARKLYIAQPSLSQSLQRIEENLDAHLFNRTPSGLTLTYAGKRCYQMACQVLKIYSDFETEISDIKQLKSGRIVMGTTNHLGTVILPKILPEFKTNSPSIELDIREDNTGKLEEQVLTGAMDFALLHAPKLAPNPLLDYEFLSENPFVIALAQGHPLIQKAKEKPGYPFPVLDVRLLKNEPLILLHPQQRIRHVSDAILAKARITPNIVLILKNYETAQHLAGQGIGITFLPMEYAALTSADHPPVLLSIDESYSPSWDLSIASLKGGFLSRADQYFLDLVRQKFSQPLKSSI; from the coding sequence ATGACAAGCCGTGAACTAGAATACATTAAAACAGTAGCCGATGAAAAAAGCATCTCTGCAGCCGCCAGAAAACTTTATATTGCCCAGCCTTCCTTAAGCCAGTCTTTGCAGCGGATCGAAGAAAACCTGGACGCCCATCTTTTCAACCGGACGCCTTCCGGACTGACCCTTACTTATGCTGGAAAACGCTGTTATCAGATGGCCTGTCAGGTTCTTAAGATCTACAGCGATTTTGAGACGGAAATAAGTGACATAAAGCAGTTAAAATCCGGACGGATCGTTATGGGAACGACCAACCATCTGGGAACCGTCATTCTTCCTAAGATCCTGCCGGAATTTAAGACAAACAGTCCCTCTATTGAACTGGATATCCGCGAAGATAATACTGGAAAGCTGGAAGAACAGGTACTTACAGGTGCTATGGATTTTGCCCTGCTCCATGCTCCAAAGCTGGCGCCAAATCCATTATTGGATTATGAATTTTTATCAGAAAACCCCTTTGTGATCGCACTGGCCCAGGGGCATCCATTGATCCAGAAAGCAAAAGAAAAACCGGGCTATCCATTCCCGGTCTTAGATGTGCGTTTATTAAAAAATGAACCATTGATCCTTCTTCATCCACAGCAGCGCATCCGCCACGTATCTGACGCTATTCTTGCAAAAGCCAGGATCACACCTAATATCGTCCTGATATTGAAAAATTATGAAACAGCACAGCATCTGGCCGGTCAGGGCATAGGCATTACCTTTTTGCCTATGGAATATGCTGCCCTGACCTCCGCTGACCATCCGCCGGTACTTTTATCCATTGACGAGTCCTACAGCCCCAGCTGGGATCTGAGTATCGCCTCCTTAAAAGGCGGATTTTTATCCAGGGCGGACCAGTATTTCCTTGATCTGGTGCGACAGAAATTTTCACAGCCACTAAAAAGCAGCATTTGA
- a CDS encoding histidine phosphatase family protein has protein sequence MGHFYFVRHGQTVWNVEGKICGATDIALTQLGHEQAIETGKKILEEKIHADEILYSPLMRAADTAKHISEITGIPAREELRLKEQNFGIWESTPRGGEDFKKAKQSFACSYEGGESMLRLAQRIYNLLDEIKDKSDEKTYILVAHNGIARVVQSYFHDMTNEEFAAYGIQNCEIKRYDF, from the coding sequence ATGGGACATTTTTATTTTGTAAGACATGGCCAGACAGTATGGAATGTGGAAGGAAAGATCTGCGGAGCAACAGATATTGCTTTGACACAGCTTGGTCATGAGCAGGCCATAGAGACAGGAAAGAAGATTTTAGAAGAAAAGATCCATGCAGACGAGATCCTGTATTCACCTCTGATGCGGGCTGCAGATACGGCAAAACATATTTCTGAGATCACGGGCATTCCGGCCCGTGAGGAATTACGGTTAAAAGAGCAGAATTTTGGCATATGGGAGTCCACACCCAGAGGTGGTGAAGACTTTAAAAAGGCCAAACAGTCCTTTGCATGCAGCTATGAAGGCGGGGAGTCTATGTTGCGTCTGGCTCAGCGGATCTATAATCTCTTAGATGAGATCAAAGATAAGTCAGATGAGAAAACATATATCCTGGTAGCCCACAATGGCATTGCCAGAGTGGTGCAGTCCTATTTCCATGACATGACAAATGAAGAATTTGCAGCTTATGGGATCCAAAACTGCGAGATAAAAAGATATGATTTTTAA
- a CDS encoding aldolase/citrate lyase family protein: MINANKKRLRRTMMFLNAQKPGLIKDPYIYKPDSIMLDLEDAVAENQKDVARFSLYHALKEINYRGCERVVRINGLDTPYWEEDIHCAVAGGCDAIRIPKTESALDVQRVETVVEECEKQYGIPEGHTLIMAAIESARGVMKALDICEASERMFGIALSGGDYTKDLQTHITGTGLELMGARQNMIIAARAAGVQCFDTVYTNLDDMDGFRRDVETIHLMGFDGKSIINPRQINIVHEIFTPTQKDIIFAEKVVKEIDEKKKLGIGVFTVDGKMIDIAFYDGAKRTIELAKASGVYKGDL, encoded by the coding sequence ATGATCAATGCAAATAAGAAGCGCTTAAGAAGGACCATGATGTTCTTAAATGCACAGAAACCAGGTCTGATCAAGGATCCATATATTTATAAACCAGACTCCATTATGCTGGATCTGGAGGATGCTGTTGCTGAAAACCAGAAGGATGTAGCACGTTTCTCCTTATATCATGCATTAAAAGAGATCAATTACAGAGGCTGCGAGAGAGTAGTCCGCATCAATGGTCTTGATACCCCTTACTGGGAAGAGGATATCCACTGTGCAGTAGCAGGCGGCTGCGATGCCATCCGTATCCCCAAGACAGAAAGCGCACTGGATGTACAGAGAGTGGAGACCGTTGTAGAAGAATGCGAAAAGCAGTACGGCATTCCGGAAGGCCATACACTGATCATGGCAGCCATCGAGTCTGCAAGAGGTGTTATGAAGGCCCTGGATATCTGTGAAGCATCTGAGAGGATGTTTGGCATCGCTCTTTCCGGTGGTGACTATACAAAGGATTTACAGACCCACATTACAGGTACAGGCCTGGAACTGATGGGTGCCCGCCAGAACATGATCATCGCAGCCCGTGCGGCAGGTGTACAGTGCTTTGATACTGTATACACCAACCTGGATGACATGGACGGCTTCCGCAGGGACGTAGAGACCATCCATTTAATGGGATTTGACGGAAAATCCATTATCAACCCACGTCAGATCAATATCGTACATGAGATCTTCACACCAACCCAGAAGGATATCATTTTTGCTGAGAAAGTAGTTAAGGAGATCGATGAAAAGAAGAAACTGGGTATCGGCGTATTCACTGTAGACGGCAAGATGATCGATATCGCATTCTATGACGGCGCAAAGAGGACCATCGAGCTTGCCAAGGCATCAGGCGTATATAAGGGGGATCTGTAA
- the citD gene encoding citrate lyase acyl carrier protein yields the protein MEIKKPAMAGTLESSDCQVTVEPGNGSVEFSLESAVINQYGNQIRKVVLQTLENLDVKDVKISVVDKGALDCTIKARVEGAVFRSVDQIEDIPWGGAIR from the coding sequence ATGGAGATCAAGAAACCGGCCATGGCAGGAACTCTGGAATCCAGTGACTGTCAGGTAACCGTAGAACCGGGAAATGGTTCTGTGGAATTTAGCCTGGAAAGTGCTGTCATCAATCAGTATGGCAACCAGATCCGCAAGGTAGTCCTTCAGACACTGGAGAACCTGGATGTAAAGGATGTAAAAATCTCAGTGGTGGATAAGGGCGCTTTAGACTGCACCATTAAGGCAAGAGTTGAAGGTGCGGTATTCCGTTCTGTAGACCAGATCGAGGACATTCCGTGGGGAGGGGCAATAAGATGA
- a CDS encoding XdhC family protein, with protein sequence MSGTTEFKDVYEAIASVSPNRQNILYTILEKDAFGEKAFFSDEKLIWESTKGGFFSQNQEEIRKLHDSGQSTAAGKKLFCDCLGGEKRLVICGGGHVSMPVIQLGAMMEFTVTVLEDRPLYANNARRAGAHQVICDSFENGLDQTKGSKDTYFIILTRGHRYDQICLERIAKMPHAYIGMIGSRKRVAKVKEVLIENGTDPEVLNQVYTPIGLNIGAETPAEIGVAIMAEIIQVKNQKLKSCGFPTEISRFLNNHSPERLPAILTTIVARRGSAPRSVGTKMLVLQDGTIIGTIGGGCMESAVVRRALEMIHDDDHSPILYHGDLTGQDAEDDGMVCGGVVDILMEQV encoded by the coding sequence ATGTCAGGAACAACAGAATTTAAAGATGTATACGAAGCTATAGCAAGTGTAAGTCCCAACCGTCAGAATATCCTTTACACCATTTTAGAGAAGGATGCTTTCGGGGAAAAAGCTTTCTTTTCAGATGAAAAGCTGATATGGGAAAGTACAAAAGGTGGATTCTTCTCTCAAAATCAGGAAGAAATAAGAAAACTCCATGATAGCGGACAGAGTACAGCAGCGGGAAAAAAGCTGTTCTGCGACTGCTTGGGTGGAGAAAAGCGCCTGGTGATCTGCGGCGGCGGCCATGTTTCCATGCCAGTGATCCAGCTTGGTGCCATGATGGAATTTACAGTAACAGTTTTAGAGGACCGGCCTCTTTATGCAAATAATGCCAGAAGAGCCGGTGCCCATCAGGTGATCTGCGACTCCTTTGAAAATGGCCTTGACCAGACCAAAGGCTCCAAGGATACTTATTTTATCATCCTTACCAGAGGCCACAGATATGACCAGATCTGCTTAGAGCGGATCGCTAAAATGCCCCATGCCTATATCGGTATGATCGGCAGCCGCAAGCGTGTGGCAAAAGTAAAAGAAGTTTTGATTGAAAATGGTACTGACCCGGAAGTTCTAAATCAGGTCTACACTCCCATTGGCTTAAATATCGGTGCGGAAACACCAGCAGAAATTGGTGTTGCCATTATGGCGGAGATCATTCAGGTAAAGAACCAGAAGCTGAAAAGCTGCGGTTTTCCAACGGAAATATCCCGCTTCTTAAATAATCATTCTCCTGAACGGCTTCCGGCCATCCTGACTACCATTGTAGCCCGCCGTGGCTCCGCTCCACGCAGCGTAGGCACAAAAATGTTAGTCCTTCAGGACGGAACCATTATCGGCACCATCGGCGGCGGCTGTATGGAATCCGCTGTTGTACGCCGCGCCCTGGAAATGATCCATGATGATGACCACTCTCCGATCCTTTATCACGGGGATCTTACCGGACAGGACGCTGAAGATGATGGTATGGTCTGTGGCGGAGTAGTGGATATTTTGATGGAGCAGGTCTGA
- the citF gene encoding citrate lyase subunit alpha, which yields MINAVGRDIPEEILEMTGKEVFQGNHYRDGYVYKKDGPYTKCVVNNTQSKLVANIHDVLVKCGIKDGMTLGFHHHFREGDYIVNMVMEEVHKMGIKDITICASSLGKAHDPIVPYIEDGTITNIQSSGVRGKIGEAISAGKLKGLAIMRSHGGRVRAIESGETRIDIAFIGTPTCDDYGNCRGIGGKSDCGVLSYAMVDGDYADKVVAITDCLVPFPNFPAHISMTKVDYVVVVDAIGDPKKIATGAAKPTTDMRKLMMADYCTQFVVNSPYFKDGFSYQTGVGGASIASTISLSKIMKERNIRMRFGVGGLTKPMCDLLINNQVDCLLDTQDFDLAAVESVKNLKHFRISAGEYADPFNKGAVVNKLDFVILAALEVDVNFNCNVVVGSDGVITGAQGGHPDTAAGAKCTIVIAPLLQGRIPAICSEVTTVTTPGESIDVVITDYGIAINPRRQDLIEAMKGVDLPFKTIEELRDIAYSIVGEPEKVKFGDRVVGIIEARDGTIMDVVRQIKPYEFDNESK from the coding sequence ATGATAAACGCAGTAGGAAGAGATATACCGGAAGAGATCCTGGAGATGACCGGTAAAGAGGTATTCCAGGGAAATCATTACAGGGACGGATATGTGTACAAAAAGGACGGCCCGTATACAAAGTGTGTAGTCAACAATACACAGAGCAAGCTGGTTGCAAACATCCATGATGTGCTGGTAAAATGCGGCATCAAGGACGGCATGACTTTAGGCTTCCATCACCATTTCCGTGAAGGTGACTATATCGTAAATATGGTCATGGAAGAAGTACATAAGATGGGTATCAAGGATATCACCATCTGTGCCAGCTCCCTTGGCAAGGCACATGATCCCATCGTTCCTTACATCGAAGACGGCACCATCACCAACATCCAGTCTTCCGGTGTACGTGGCAAGATCGGTGAAGCCATTTCCGCAGGTAAATTAAAGGGACTTGCTATCATGCGTTCCCATGGCGGCCGTGTAAGAGCCATTGAAAGCGGCGAGACCAGGATCGATATCGCATTTATCGGAACACCTACCTGTGACGATTACGGCAACTGCCGTGGTATCGGCGGAAAGAGTGACTGTGGCGTGCTTTCCTACGCTATGGTGGATGGTGACTATGCAGATAAGGTAGTAGCGATTACTGACTGCTTGGTACCGTTCCCTAACTTCCCGGCCCATATCTCCATGACAAAGGTTGACTATGTAGTAGTAGTAGATGCTATCGGTGATCCGAAGAAGATCGCTACCGGCGCAGCAAAGCCAACTACGGATATGAGAAAGCTGATGATGGCTGATTACTGTACCCAGTTCGTAGTAAACAGCCCATATTTCAAGGATGGCTTCTCTTACCAGACCGGTGTAGGCGGTGCATCTATCGCATCCACCATCTCCCTGTCTAAGATCATGAAGGAGAGAAATATCCGCATGCGTTTCGGCGTAGGCGGCCTGACCAAGCCAATGTGTGACCTGCTGATCAACAATCAGGTAGACTGCCTGTTAGATACACAGGACTTTGACCTGGCAGCAGTAGAGTCTGTAAAGAACTTAAAGCATTTCCGTATTTCTGCCGGTGAGTATGCAGACCCATTTAACAAGGGCGCTGTAGTAAATAAGCTGGATTTTGTTATCCTTGCGGCACTGGAAGTGGACGTAAACTTTAACTGCAACGTGGTTGTAGGCTCTGACGGTGTGATCACCGGTGCCCAGGGCGGACATCCTGATACAGCAGCAGGAGCTAAGTGTACCATCGTTATCGCACCACTGCTTCAGGGAAGGATCCCTGCAATCTGCAGCGAAGTTACCACTGTAACCACTCCGGGAGAGAGCATTGACGTAGTTATCACTGATTATGGCATTGCCATCAACCCAAGAAGACAGGATCTGATCGAGGCAATGAAGGGCGTAGACCTGCCATTTAAGACCATTGAAGAACTGCGTGACATCGCATACTCCATCGTAGGCGAGCCGGAGAAGGTTAAGTTTGGAGACAGAGTAGTAGGTATCATTGAAGCCCGTGATGGCACGATCATGGACGTTGTACGCCAGATCAAGCCATATGAATTTGACAACGAAAGCAAGTAA
- a CDS encoding hydratase, protein MVKLYDEGIYLVNGTEIVPESEGAKVQALTGKAADKETAKKGTMACSILSAHNTSGDMEHLKLKFDAMTSHDITFVGVIQTAKASGMEKFPVPYVLTNCHNSLCAVGGTINEDDHMFGLSAAKKYGGIYVPPHIAVMHQYMREMHAGCGRMILGSDSHTRYGALGTMAIGEGGGELVKQLLCDTYDVAYPGVVAIYLTGKPGPGIGPQDVALSIIGAVFKKGYVKNKVMEFVGPGVASMTTDYRNGVDVMTTETTCLTSIWRTDEDTKAFLTAHGRGDDYKELNPADVAYYDGCVYVDLSTIKPMIALPFHPSNTYEIDELNANLGDILRSVEKEAEKVSGGRAPFTLTDKIENGRLRVQQGIIAGCAGGNFTNVVEAAHALKGKSCGDGEFSLAVYPSSQPVFIDLVRKGFIAELMEAGAVIRTAFCGPCFGAGDTPCNNGLSIRHTTRNFPNREGSKPGNGQMSAVALMDARSIAATAANGGILTPATDLDCWGDVPEHDFDKTVYDRRVYNGYNAAHEEDSLVYGPNIKDWPEMSPLTDNILLKVCSKIMDEVTTTDELIPSGETSSYRSNPLGLAEFTLSRRDPEYVGKSKAVDKLEKARTAGQNPSELDADLNGVFDAIHTISGQENVNEMETEIGSMIYAVKPGDGSAREQAASCQRVIGGLANITKEYATKRYRSNVMNWGMIPFQMVEEPEFEVGDYIYVPGAKAALDGDLKDIKAYVINADTKAVKEISLYVADMTADERKIVKAGCLINYNRARKGLK, encoded by the coding sequence ATGGTAAAGTTATATGATGAAGGAATTTATCTTGTAAACGGCACCGAGATCGTACCTGAGTCTGAAGGAGCAAAGGTACAGGCTCTTACAGGAAAAGCTGCAGATAAAGAAACAGCAAAGAAAGGCACTATGGCCTGTTCTATTTTAAGTGCCCACAACACTTCAGGAGATATGGAGCATTTAAAGCTTAAATTTGACGCAATGACATCCCACGATATCACATTCGTAGGGGTTATCCAGACAGCAAAAGCTTCTGGAATGGAGAAATTCCCTGTTCCCTATGTACTGACCAACTGCCATAACTCCCTTTGCGCAGTAGGCGGAACCATTAATGAAGATGACCATATGTTTGGTCTTTCCGCAGCAAAGAAGTATGGCGGTATCTATGTTCCACCTCACATTGCAGTTATGCATCAGTATATGCGTGAAATGCATGCAGGCTGCGGACGTATGATCTTAGGATCTGACTCCCATACCCGCTATGGTGCATTAGGAACCATGGCCATCGGTGAAGGTGGCGGTGAGCTGGTAAAACAGCTGTTATGTGATACATACGATGTAGCTTATCCGGGCGTTGTTGCAATTTACCTTACCGGAAAGCCGGGACCTGGTATCGGACCTCAGGACGTGGCACTTTCCATTATCGGTGCAGTATTCAAGAAGGGTTATGTAAAGAATAAAGTAATGGAATTTGTAGGACCTGGTGTTGCTTCCATGACAACAGACTACAGAAACGGTGTAGATGTTATGACAACAGAAACTACCTGCTTAACATCTATCTGGCGCACTGATGAAGATACAAAGGCATTTTTAACAGCCCATGGCAGAGGTGATGATTACAAAGAGTTAAATCCAGCAGATGTAGCTTACTATGATGGCTGTGTTTACGTGGATTTAAGTACCATTAAGCCAATGATCGCCCTTCCATTCCACCCAAGCAACACATATGAAATCGATGAGTTAAATGCAAACCTGGGTGATATTTTAAGAAGTGTAGAAAAAGAAGCAGAGAAAGTCAGCGGCGGAAGAGCACCATTTACACTGACTGATAAAATTGAAAACGGACGTTTAAGAGTCCAGCAGGGAATCATCGCAGGCTGTGCAGGCGGTAACTTTACCAATGTAGTAGAAGCAGCCCATGCATTAAAGGGAAAGAGCTGTGGAGACGGAGAATTCTCACTGGCTGTATATCCATCTTCCCAGCCTGTATTTATCGATCTGGTAAGAAAGGGATTTATAGCAGAGCTTATGGAAGCAGGCGCTGTTATCAGAACTGCATTCTGCGGACCATGCTTTGGCGCCGGCGATACACCTTGCAACAATGGATTAAGTATCCGTCATACAACCAGAAATTTCCCGAACAGGGAAGGCAGCAAGCCAGGAAATGGCCAGATGTCTGCAGTAGCCTTAATGGATGCACGTTCTATTGCAGCAACCGCAGCAAACGGCGGTATCCTTACACCAGCTACAGACTTAGACTGCTGGGGCGATGTTCCTGAACACGATTTTGATAAGACTGTTTATGACCGCCGTGTATACAATGGCTACAATGCAGCCCATGAGGAGGACAGTCTGGTATATGGCCCAAATATCAAGGACTGGCCGGAAATGAGTCCGTTAACTGATAATATTCTTTTAAAGGTATGCTCCAAGATCATGGATGAAGTAACTACCACGGATGAACTGATCCCATCTGGTGAAACCTCCTCCTATCGTTCCAATCCACTGGGACTGGCTGAGTTTACATTATCCAGAAGAGATCCTGAATACGTAGGAAAGAGCAAGGCAGTAGACAAATTAGAGAAGGCAAGAACAGCAGGACAGAATCCATCAGAGTTAGATGCAGACCTGAATGGGGTATTTGATGCCATCCATACCATTTCCGGTCAGGAAAATGTAAATGAAATGGAAACAGAGATCGGAAGCATGATCTATGCTGTAAAGCCTGGTGATGGTTCTGCAAGAGAACAGGCTGCAAGCTGCCAGAGAGTCATCGGCGGACTTGCAAACATCACAAAAGAATACGCAACCAAGCGTTATCGTTCTAATGTAATGAACTGGGGAATGATCCCATTCCAGATGGTAGAAGAGCCGGAGTTTGAAGTAGGAGACTATATCTACGTTCCAGGTGCAAAAGCAGCACTGGATGGTGATTTAAAAGACATTAAGGCTTATGTGATCAATGCAGATACCAAGGCGGTAAAAGAGATCAGTCTGTACGTGGCAGATATGACTGCAGATGAAAGAAAGATCGTAAAAGCAGGCTGTCTGATCAATTATAACCGTGCAAGAAAAGGCTTAAAGTGA
- the asnB gene encoding asparagine synthase (glutamine-hydrolyzing) — MCGIAGFYQSHFDYLTKEEYYRQILEEMERVQKHRGPDEQGNYLESHFGLAHVRLSIRDLVSGRQPILKKVGDKTFGIVYNGELYNTKELQEDLMEKGWKFSTTSDTEVVLTGYMEYGPDFVKQMNGIFAFGIMDPVKDRLVLFRDRLGVKPLFYTCFQDQVIFSSEIKGLFAYPGITPKLDKRGLNEIFSIGPAKTYGCGVFKDIEELLPAHYLVCNASGLYAECYWKLESRPHEDSYGQTVEKTAFLVKDAIRRQIISDVPVCTFLSGGVDSSLVAAVCNAELKKKNKQLATFSFDFKDNHKYFTANAFQPSMDRPFVDIMVKYLDSDHHYLECDNVTQADLLYTSVEARDLPAMADVDSSLLYFCSQVSSTHKVALTGECADEIFGGYPWFHKKECFEAKTFPWTMDLSARKELLADDFIRELHMDEYVQATYEKSVAETPGLAEDTPEEARRREIAWLNLKWFMQTLLDRMDRTSMHSGLEARVPFADHRIVEYLWNVPWNMKTRDGVAKHLLRMSGAGLLPDEVLWRRKSPYPKTYDKAYETLLADRVQEILEDSTAPVLQFLDRKKTEKFLESPSDYGKPWYGQLMAGPQMLAYMIQVNYWMKKYNIEIEV; from the coding sequence ATGTGCGGGATTGCCGGATTTTATCAGAGTCATTTTGACTATCTTACAAAAGAAGAATATTACCGGCAGATACTGGAAGAGATGGAAAGAGTACAGAAACACCGGGGACCGGATGAACAGGGAAATTATCTGGAGTCTCATTTTGGTTTGGCCCATGTGAGACTGTCTATAAGAGATCTGGTTTCAGGCCGCCAGCCCATTCTTAAAAAAGTGGGAGATAAGACCTTCGGGATCGTGTATAATGGGGAGCTTTATAATACGAAAGAATTGCAGGAAGATCTCATGGAAAAAGGCTGGAAATTTTCCACAACCAGTGATACAGAGGTAGTTCTTACAGGTTACATGGAATATGGTCCGGATTTTGTAAAGCAGATGAATGGTATATTTGCTTTCGGGATCATGGATCCGGTAAAAGACCGGCTGGTGCTGTTTAGGGACCGCCTGGGGGTAAAGCCATTATTTTACACCTGTTTTCAGGATCAGGTCATCTTTTCCTCTGAGATCAAAGGTCTTTTTGCTTATCCGGGGATCACTCCTAAACTGGATAAAAGAGGGTTAAATGAGATATTCAGCATCGGGCCTGCAAAAACTTATGGCTGCGGTGTTTTCAAGGATATAGAAGAGCTGCTTCCGGCACATTATCTTGTATGCAATGCATCTGGTCTGTATGCAGAATGTTATTGGAAGCTGGAGAGCAGGCCTCATGAGGACAGCTATGGGCAGACCGTAGAAAAAACGGCATTTCTGGTCAAGGATGCCATCCGCCGCCAGATCATCTCCGATGTGCCGGTATGTACCTTTTTATCCGGAGGTGTGGACAGCAGTCTTGTTGCTGCTGTTTGCAATGCAGAATTGAAAAAGAAAAACAAACAGCTGGCTACTTTTTCCTTTGATTTTAAGGATAACCATAAATATTTTACTGCCAATGCTTTTCAGCCATCCATGGACCGGCCGTTTGTGGATATTATGGTGAAATATTTAGATTCTGACCATCATTATCTGGAATGTGACAATGTGACCCAGGCAGATCTGCTGTATACATCCGTAGAAGCCAGAGACCTTCCGGCCATGGCAGATGTAGACTCTTCCCTGTTATATTTCTGCTCCCAGGTAAGCAGCACCCATAAGGTAGCACTGACCGGTGAATGTGCTGATGAGATATTCGGGGGTTATCCATGGTTTCACAAAAAAGAGTGCTTTGAGGCGAAAACATTTCCCTGGACCATGGACCTGTCTGCCAGAAAGGAGCTGTTGGCGGATGATTTTATCCGGGAACTTCACATGGATGAATATGTGCAGGCAACCTATGAAAAATCGGTGGCAGAAACGCCGGGGCTGGCAGAGGACACACCGGAAGAAGCCCGCCGCCGTGAGATCGCATGGCTGAACCTGAAATGGTTTATGCAGACATTATTAGACCGTATGGACCGCACCAGCATGCATTCCGGGCTGGAAGCCAGAGTGCCTTTTGCGGATCACCGTATTGTGGAATATTTGTGGAATGTGCCATGGAACATGAAAACAAGAGATGGTGTGGCAAAGCATCTTCTAAGGATGTCCGGAGCAGGTCTGCTGCCTGATGAAGTGCTGTGGCGCAGAAAATCCCCTTATCCCAAGACCTACGACAAAGCATATGAAACGCTGTTAGCAGACCGGGTGCAGGAGATATTAGAAGACAGTACGGCACCTGTTTTACAGTTCTTAGACAGGAAAAAAACAGAAAAATTCCTGGAAAGCCCATCTGACTATGGAAAACCATGGTATGGACAGCTGATGGCGGGCCCCCAGATGCTGGCGTATATGATCCAGGTAAATTACTGGATGAAGAAATATAATATTGAGATCGAAGTATGA